Proteins encoded in a region of the Halarcobacter mediterraneus genome:
- a CDS encoding bifunctional folylpolyglutamate synthase/dihydrofolate synthase, whose protein sequence is MKINFSLASLQEVLRYKTMYYEKIDFSIVEKSWEILSSKIKVPYVIHIVGTNGKGSTGRFLSYYLYKKGFKTLHYSSPHILKFNERIWINGKDSSDEELEFANKKIQEFIPLNLLEKLTYFEYTTLLALVLSSDFDYLVLEAGLGGEFDATNVVENNLSLITTIGLDHQNFLGNTIEEIARTKMRSADNKMLIGYQQSEEVYKTALKVKNEIKEEFHKDISIKKLDDFLKYNLSDKFASYLKYNLHLVIACLEELKIHIDEKIFEEVKLFGRCQKIASNITIDVGHNPLAASFLVKEFENKKIHLIYNSYKDKDYKKVLEILKPIIKKITLLELEDERIVNKNNLLEICQNLNIIVDSIKKINPDEYYLVFGSFLVVEKFLKNMGFDEK, encoded by the coding sequence ATGAAAATTAATTTTTCACTTGCTTCTTTACAAGAAGTATTAAGATACAAAACTATGTATTATGAAAAAATTGATTTTTCTATTGTAGAAAAATCTTGGGAAATTTTGTCTTCTAAAATAAAAGTTCCTTATGTAATTCATATTGTTGGTACAAATGGTAAAGGAAGTACAGGAAGGTTTTTATCTTATTATTTATATAAAAAAGGTTTCAAAACTTTACATTACTCCTCTCCTCATATTTTAAAATTTAATGAAAGAATATGGATAAATGGAAAAGATTCTAGTGATGAAGAACTAGAGTTTGCAAATAAAAAAATACAAGAATTCATACCTTTAAATCTTCTAGAAAAACTTACTTATTTTGAATATACAACTCTTTTAGCTTTAGTTTTAAGTTCTGATTTTGATTATTTAGTTTTAGAAGCTGGACTTGGAGGGGAATTTGATGCAACAAATGTTGTAGAAAATAATTTATCTCTTATTACAACAATAGGATTAGACCATCAAAACTTTTTAGGTAATACCATTGAAGAAATAGCTAGAACTAAAATGCGTTCTGCTGACAATAAAATGTTAATTGGTTATCAACAGTCAGAAGAAGTTTACAAAACAGCATTAAAAGTAAAAAATGAAATTAAAGAAGAATTTCATAAAGATATTTCTATAAAAAAACTTGATGATTTTTTAAAATATAATTTAAGTGATAAGTTTGCTTCATATTTAAAATATAATTTGCATCTTGTAATTGCTTGTTTAGAAGAATTAAAAATACATATTGATGAAAAGATTTTTGAAGAAGTTAAACTTTTTGGAAGGTGTCAAAAAATTGCTTCAAATATTACAATAGATGTGGGACATAATCCTTTAGCTGCATCTTTTTTAGTAAAAGAGTTTGAAAATAAAAAAATCCATTTGATTTATAATTCTTATAAAGATAAAGATTATAAAAAAGTTTTAGAAATTTTGAAGCCCATTATTAAAAAGATAACATTACTAGAGCTTGAAGATGAAAGAATAGTAAATAAAAATAATTTATTAGAAATTTGCCAAAATTTAAATATAATAGTCGATTCTATAAAAAAAATTAATCCAGATGAATATTATTTAGTATTTGGATCTTTTTTAGTGGTTGAAAAATTTTTAAAGAATATGGGGTTCGATGAAAAATAG
- the lptE gene encoding LPS assembly lipoprotein LptE, whose product MKKSLVLLLIVPFLFVACGYKPSSYYAKQQLKGSIFVNLIINLQDPRNAVIIKDKMHEIIVHRLDSNIVFDRKLADTVLDLKLASVRMQELQYDESGYNKLYRAIVKIEVKYKKDNQTKSFDVSGDYEFSIGDGSTITDTKRFEAIKSAASKALEEVISKLAVQSFNKKEVNEN is encoded by the coding sequence ATGAAAAAGAGTTTAGTATTATTATTGATTGTTCCTTTTCTTTTTGTTGCTTGTGGATATAAACCTTCAAGTTATTATGCAAAACAACAATTAAAGGGTTCTATTTTTGTGAATTTAATTATAAATTTACAAGATCCAAGAAATGCAGTTATCATAAAAGATAAAATGCATGAAATAATAGTACATAGACTTGATTCTAATATTGTATTTGATAGAAAACTTGCAGATACAGTTTTAGATTTAAAATTAGCTTCAGTAAGAATGCAAGAGTTACAATATGATGAAAGTGGTTATAATAAATTATATAGAGCAATTGTAAAAATAGAAGTAAAATATAAAAAAGATAATCAAACTAAATCTTTTGATGTAAGTGGAGATTATGAATTTTCTATTGGAGATGGTTCAACAATTACAGATACAAAAAGATTTGAAGCTATTAAAAGTGCGGCAAGTAAGGCTTTAGAAGAGGTTATTTCTAAGTTAGCAGTTCAGTCTTTTAATAAAAAAGAAGTAAATGAAAATTAA
- the leuS gene encoding leucine--tRNA ligase, whose protein sequence is MEYSPKSIESKWQNYWVENKSFEPEDDYKKDKKYILSMFPYPSGRIHMGHVRNYCLGDAFARYFRKADFNVLHPIGWDSFGMPAENAAIKHKLHPKKWTYENIDYMRDELKALGLSFSSEREFATSDELYTRWEQEFIIKMYEEGLLYRKSTTVNWCPHDLTVLANEQLEEGCCWRCGTAVEQKEMPGYYIAITKYAQELLDDLKTLEGQWPSQVLTMQENWIGRSEGLEFDLFLSKESKFKLDKQFEFYTVFTTRPDTIYGISYSALAPEHPIVKYIVDNNLLPENKINSIKAMQKISERDRATMPKEGVSLEIEVIHPLTGESIPVWVANFVLASYGGGAVMAVPAHDQRDFEFAKQYDLPIKQVIIGKDGILENQSEAYTDEGELINSESFTGLKNNKAKKAIIYHFEQNSIGKKQINFKLRDWGVSRQRYWGAPVPFIHCDDCGLVPEKLENLPIALPDDVEITGEGNPLDTHPTWKKTTCPKCGKEATRETDTLDTFVQSSWYFLRYATDNKVWEKEGVSKKDSDYWMDVDQYIGGIEHAILHLLYARFFTKVLNDLGYTDSREPFKKLLTQGMVLKDGAKMSKSKGNVVDPDSIVEKYGADTARMFILFAAPPTKELEWNDSAVEGSFKFIKKFYERSDNVTSKGIENFRNIEHSTLTKEEKEARKKVYEALQKADDVFNKTYAFNTLIAASMEAMNALQAQKNELVWAEGYYILTNILEPVIPHTCWDLADKLFERKNFSSKIEVKEEVFALDSIILAITINGKKRTEVEVSPSATKDEILAQAKEVASKWIDGKELIKEIVVPNKLVNLVVKG, encoded by the coding sequence ATGGAATATAGTCCAAAAAGCATTGAGTCAAAGTGGCAAAATTACTGGGTTGAAAATAAAAGTTTTGAACCAGAAGATGATTATAAAAAAGATAAAAAATATATTTTAAGTATGTTTCCATATCCAAGTGGAAGAATCCATATGGGACATGTAAGAAACTATTGTTTAGGTGATGCTTTTGCTAGATATTTTAGAAAAGCAGATTTTAATGTATTACATCCAATTGGGTGGGATAGTTTTGGTATGCCAGCAGAAAATGCAGCTATAAAACACAAACTTCATCCTAAAAAATGGACTTATGAAAATATTGATTATATGAGAGATGAGCTAAAAGCTTTAGGTTTATCTTTTTCTTCAGAAAGGGAATTTGCTACTTCTGATGAATTATATACAAGATGGGAACAAGAGTTTATTATAAAAATGTATGAAGAGGGGCTATTATATAGAAAATCTACAACAGTAAATTGGTGTCCACATGATTTAACAGTATTGGCAAATGAACAACTTGAAGAAGGATGCTGTTGGAGATGTGGAACTGCTGTAGAGCAAAAAGAAATGCCTGGATACTATATCGCAATTACTAAATATGCTCAAGAGTTATTAGATGATTTAAAAACTTTAGAAGGACAATGGCCATCACAAGTTTTAACTATGCAAGAAAACTGGATAGGAAGAAGTGAAGGTTTAGAGTTTGATTTATTCTTATCAAAAGAATCAAAGTTTAAGCTTGATAAACAGTTTGAATTCTATACAGTATTTACTACAAGACCAGATACAATTTATGGGATTTCTTATTCAGCACTTGCTCCTGAACATCCTATTGTAAAATATATAGTTGATAATAATTTATTACCAGAAAATAAAATCAATTCAATTAAAGCAATGCAAAAAATAAGTGAAAGAGATAGAGCAACTATGCCTAAAGAAGGTGTTTCTTTAGAAATAGAAGTAATTCATCCTTTAACTGGTGAATCAATTCCTGTATGGGTTGCGAATTTTGTTCTTGCTTCTTATGGTGGTGGTGCAGTAATGGCTGTTCCAGCCCATGACCAAAGAGATTTTGAGTTTGCAAAACAATATGATTTACCAATAAAACAAGTAATTATTGGAAAAGATGGTATTTTAGAAAATCAAAGTGAAGCATATACTGATGAGGGTGAATTAATTAACTCTGAAAGTTTTACAGGTCTTAAAAATAATAAAGCCAAAAAAGCTATTATTTATCATTTTGAACAAAATTCAATAGGAAAAAAACAAATCAATTTTAAATTAAGAGATTGGGGAGTTTCTAGACAAAGATATTGGGGAGCACCTGTTCCTTTTATTCATTGTGATGATTGTGGTTTAGTTCCTGAAAAACTAGAAAATCTTCCTATTGCTCTTCCTGATGATGTAGAAATTACAGGAGAAGGTAATCCTTTAGATACTCATCCTACCTGGAAAAAAACAACTTGTCCTAAATGTGGGAAAGAAGCAACAAGAGAAACTGATACTCTAGATACCTTTGTTCAATCTTCTTGGTATTTTTTAAGATATGCAACTGATAATAAAGTATGGGAAAAAGAAGGTGTTTCTAAAAAAGACTCTGATTATTGGATGGATGTTGATCAATATATTGGTGGAATTGAACATGCAATTTTACACTTACTTTATGCAAGGTTTTTTACAAAAGTATTAAATGATTTAGGATATACAGATTCAAGGGAACCATTCAAAAAATTACTTACACAGGGTATGGTTCTTAAAGATGGTGCAAAAATGTCTAAATCAAAAGGAAATGTAGTTGACCCTGACTCTATTGTTGAAAAGTATGGTGCTGATACAGCAAGAATGTTTATTTTATTTGCTGCTCCTCCAACTAAAGAGTTAGAATGGAATGACTCAGCTGTTGAAGGTTCATTTAAATTTATTAAAAAGTTTTATGAAAGATCTGACAATGTTACAAGTAAAGGGATTGAAAACTTTAGAAATATAGAACATTCAACTTTAACAAAAGAAGAAAAAGAAGCAAGAAAAAAAGTATATGAAGCATTACAAAAAGCAGATGATGTATTTAATAAAACATATGCTTTTAATACATTAATTGCTGCTTCAATGGAAGCTATGAATGCTTTACAAGCTCAAAAGAATGAATTAGTATGGGCAGAAGGTTATTATATTTTAACAAATATTTTAGAGCCGGTTATTCCTCATACTTGTTGGGATTTGGCAGATAAATTATTTGAAAGAAAAAATTTCTCTTCAAAAATTGAAGTAAAAGAAGAAGTATTTGCTTTAGATTCTATTATTTTAGCAATTACAATTAATGGTAAAAAAAGAACTGAAGTAGAAGTAAGCCCTAGTGCTACAAAAGATGAAATCTTAGCTCAAGCAAAAGAAGTTGCTTCTAAATGGATTGATGGTAAAGAATTAATTAAAGAAATTGTTGTACCTAATAAATTAGTTAATTTGGTTGTTAAGGGATAA
- a CDS encoding DUF6394 family protein, which translates to MDWGKVTYIFFSLMSLTTTAGFLYEPNAVALFLAAGVNVISTILKIGVKNLLAAELLASSLVADLHLIPAFMVLTFIGDVTMAISLAIGAVVANIFSIALALIESAKSQDKEEY; encoded by the coding sequence ATGGATTGGGGTAAGGTTACTTATATATTCTTTTCACTTATGTCTCTAACAACTACAGCAGGTTTCCTATATGAACCAAATGCAGTTGCTCTTTTTTTAGCTGCAGGTGTTAATGTTATTTCTACAATTTTAAAAATAGGTGTAAAAAATCTTTTAGCAGCAGAGTTACTAGCAAGTTCACTAGTGGCAGATTTACACCTTATTCCTGCATTTATGGTATTAACTTTTATTGGAGATGTAACAATGGCAATATCTTTAGCAATTGGAGCTGTTGTTGCAAATATCTTCTCAATAGCATTAGCATTAATTGAGAGTGCAAAAAGTCAAGATAAGGAAGAGTATTAA
- the secF gene encoding protein translocase subunit SecF: MEIFKGNRIYNFMGKRIPFLGFSAILVIASIVLLFTKGLNLGIDFAGGTLVQVQYEQKAPIDKIREVLSNTKYKGSSITEFGSPTEVVIRVTGVSSNLTNDIGDEMHKLLDSTGKFEIRRVDMVGAKVGGELREKGIMALSLSLIIILIYVSYRFEWRFAIASILALAHDIIIALGAISLFQVEVNLDILAAILTILGYSLNDTIIVFDRIREGIQTSKESELNEVVNESVSRTLSRTTLTSLTTFFVVATLYLFGGEIINGFAFTLLVGVVVGTYSSIFIAASFLVQLKFSIESFRAKEAEKVKRQKEKEKIRAMYEKGTV; the protein is encoded by the coding sequence ATGGAAATATTCAAAGGCAATAGAATTTATAATTTTATGGGAAAAAGAATCCCATTTTTAGGTTTTTCAGCTATTTTAGTTATAGCTTCAATAGTATTACTTTTTACAAAAGGTCTTAATCTTGGTATTGACTTTGCGGGTGGTACGTTAGTTCAAGTACAATATGAACAAAAAGCACCTATTGATAAGATTAGAGAAGTTTTAAGTAATACAAAATATAAAGGTTCTTCTATCACAGAATTTGGTAGCCCTACTGAAGTAGTTATTAGGGTTACTGGAGTATCATCGAATTTAACAAATGATATTGGTGATGAGATGCATAAACTACTTGATTCAACAGGTAAATTTGAAATTAGAAGAGTTGATATGGTTGGTGCAAAAGTTGGTGGAGAACTTAGAGAAAAAGGTATTATGGCTTTATCTTTATCTCTTATTATAATTTTGATTTATGTATCGTATAGATTTGAATGGAGATTTGCCATTGCTTCAATCTTAGCCCTTGCACATGATATTATTATTGCATTAGGAGCGATTTCTCTTTTTCAAGTGGAAGTAAATCTTGATATCTTAGCAGCAATTCTTACTATTTTAGGATACTCTTTAAATGATACGATTATTGTATTTGATAGGATTAGAGAGGGAATTCAAACTTCTAAAGAATCTGAATTAAATGAAGTTGTAAATGAATCTGTTTCTAGAACACTTTCTAGAACTACTCTTACTTCATTAACTACTTTTTTTGTTGTTGCTACTTTATATCTATTTGGTGGAGAGATTATTAACGGATTTGCCTTTACATTGCTTGTAGGTGTTGTTGTTGGTACTTATTCATCTATTTTTATTGCTGCTTCTTTCTTAGTTCAATTAAAGTTTTCTATTGAAAGTTTTAGAGCTAAAGAGGCTGAAAAAGTTAAAAGACAGAAAGAAAAAGAAAAAATCAGAGCTATGTATGAAAAAGGAACTGTATAA
- the secD gene encoding protein translocase subunit SecD, whose product MKIFNYRLVIFILSIIFGVVFSIPSFLQTETGKKISLGLDLQGGLHMLLGVKTDEAVTSKIKSIATAVKYFSDDEDILIDGLSIKSNDSVVFSVLDKDEFPKVDKMLEEIKGLDISKQELEYTLTLSAEEEIQTKDQAVSQVVETIRNRLDQFGLAEPTVVRQGETDIVVQLPGIKTAEDERAARELISKPANLELMAVDEERADQVYNMSKAQAAQYGDIILEATDNPNVKYLVKEIPILNGSQVVDAQVAFDQSNQPIINFTLNSAGARIFGDFTGKNVGKRLAVVLDGKVYSAPNIRERIGGGSGQISGGFTVIEAGNVAIALRSGALPASVELLEKRSVGPSLGADSIKASTIALVSGFLIVFIFMIIYYRRAGIIANVALITNIFIIIAIMAMFGATLTLPGMAGIVLTVGMAVDANVIIGERIRELLRQGVSIPKAIEDGYSNAMRAILDANITTLLVAVILYAYGTGPIKGFAITISIGILASMLTAILGTHGIYEALLPKISKDKNLNKWFGIK is encoded by the coding sequence TTGAAAATCTTTAATTACCGATTAGTTATATTTATATTAAGTATAATCTTTGGAGTTGTTTTCTCAATACCATCTTTTTTACAAACTGAAACAGGTAAAAAAATATCTCTAGGTCTTGACTTACAAGGTGGACTTCATATGCTTTTAGGTGTAAAAACTGACGAAGCAGTAACTTCAAAAATTAAATCAATAGCTACAGCAGTAAAATATTTTTCAGACGATGAAGATATTTTAATTGATGGCTTAAGTATTAAAAGCAATGATAGTGTTGTTTTTTCAGTATTAGATAAAGACGAATTTCCAAAAGTAGATAAAATGCTTGAAGAAATAAAAGGTCTAGATATCTCTAAACAAGAACTTGAATATACTCTTACTTTAAGTGCAGAAGAAGAAATTCAAACAAAAGATCAAGCAGTATCACAAGTAGTAGAAACTATAAGAAATAGACTTGATCAATTTGGGCTTGCAGAACCAACTGTTGTGAGACAGGGAGAAACAGATATAGTTGTTCAACTTCCAGGTATAAAAACAGCAGAAGATGAAAGAGCAGCTAGAGAACTTATTTCAAAACCTGCAAACTTAGAGTTAATGGCAGTAGATGAAGAAAGAGCTGACCAAGTATATAATATGAGTAAAGCTCAAGCAGCACAATATGGAGATATTATATTAGAAGCAACTGATAATCCAAATGTAAAATATCTAGTAAAAGAAATACCAATTTTAAATGGTTCTCAAGTAGTAGATGCACAAGTTGCTTTTGACCAATCAAATCAACCAATAATTAATTTTACATTAAATTCAGCAGGTGCAAGAATCTTTGGAGATTTTACAGGTAAGAATGTAGGGAAAAGACTTGCAGTAGTACTTGATGGAAAAGTATATTCTGCACCAAATATTAGAGAAAGAATTGGTGGAGGAAGTGGTCAAATTTCTGGCGGTTTTACAGTTATTGAGGCTGGAAATGTTGCAATTGCATTAAGATCAGGAGCTTTACCTGCTTCAGTTGAATTATTAGAGAAAAGAAGTGTTGGACCATCACTTGGTGCTGACTCAATTAAAGCTTCTACTATTGCACTTGTATCTGGATTTTTAATAGTATTTATCTTTATGATAATTTATTATAGAAGAGCAGGAATTATTGCAAATGTTGCCTTGATTACAAATATTTTTATTATTATTGCGATAATGGCAATGTTTGGAGCTACTTTAACTTTACCAGGAATGGCAGGTATTGTATTAACAGTTGGTATGGCAGTAGATGCAAATGTTATTATTGGAGAAAGAATTAGAGAACTTCTAAGACAAGGAGTTTCTATACCAAAGGCAATTGAAGATGGTTATTCTAATGCCATGAGAGCTATTTTAGATGCAAATATAACAACACTTTTAGTAGCAGTTATTTTATATGCATATGGTACAGGACCAATAAAAGGTTTTGCAATAACTATTTCTATTGGTATTTTAGCATCAATGCTAACAGCTATTTTAGGTACACATGGTATTTATGAGGCTTTATTACCAAAAATATCAAAAGATAAAAACTTAAATAAATGGTTTGGGATTAAATAA
- the yajC gene encoding preprotein translocase subunit YajC, whose product MEGQGADLISSLLPLVALFAIFYFLIIRPQQKQAKQHKEMIAELKKGDKIVTNGGLMVEIIKVEETFLIVKNHDNSEMKLAKEFVAKLSE is encoded by the coding sequence ATGGAAGGTCAAGGTGCAGATTTAATAAGCTCATTGTTACCCTTAGTTGCATTATTTGCGATTTTTTACTTTTTAATTATTAGACCACAACAAAAACAAGCTAAACAGCATAAAGAAATGATTGCGGAATTAAAAAAAGGCGATAAAATTGTAACAAATGGTGGCTTAATGGTAGAAATTATTAAAGTTGAAGAAACTTTTTTAATTGTTAAAAACCACGATAATAGTGAAATGAAATTAGCAAAAGAGTTTGTTGCAAAACTTTCAGAATAA
- a CDS encoding apolipoprotein N-acyltransferase: MFLVKREHFNKTNIIKGLLTAIFLSSFIYLEHYAIEQKLLNTFLALFSFYLLLTIDKKSFVYTGFFVGILWFYWIGNSFQYYNLAYLKYPMILLIALGYSLIFYFMTIIDKTIFRVFTIFIVSFIHPLGFNWFIPELSFVNSYLPFSKPYFALILALIYMFIKLQRFQKLLAFIPLLFIFSNKGIYIDNTNLTISMPQMNVSQNQKWHEENLALIIDNNFNLIDKAILEENDLIILPETIFPVVLNKENFLLDKLLKKSHKINIILGALYYEEGNYYNATYHFKNGNIKVAKKVVLVPFGEKIPLPKFLVDFINEKFYNGAQDYVTAKEPTDFIINNTKFRNAICYEATTDKIFENLNDIKYMIVTSNNAWFTPSIEPTLQKLLLKYYAKKYDITIFHSVNGSSNYVIRP, from the coding sequence ATGTTTTTAGTAAAACGTGAACATTTTAACAAAACTAATATAATAAAAGGCTTGTTAACAGCCATTTTTTTAAGCTCTTTTATCTACTTAGAACATTATGCAATTGAACAAAAGCTTTTAAATACTTTTTTAGCTCTTTTTTCTTTTTATCTATTACTTACAATTGATAAAAAAAGCTTTGTATATACAGGTTTTTTCGTAGGAATTCTTTGGTTTTATTGGATAGGAAATAGTTTTCAATATTATAATTTAGCTTATTTAAAATATCCAATGATCTTACTAATTGCATTAGGATACTCTTTAATATTTTATTTTATGACAATTATTGACAAAACTATATTTAGAGTCTTTACAATTTTTATTGTCTCTTTTATTCATCCATTAGGTTTTAACTGGTTTATTCCTGAGTTAAGTTTCGTAAATAGTTATTTACCTTTTTCAAAACCTTATTTTGCACTAATTTTAGCTTTAATCTATATGTTTATAAAACTTCAAAGATTTCAAAAGCTTTTAGCTTTTATACCTTTATTATTTATTTTTTCAAATAAAGGAATTTATATAGATAATACAAATTTGACTATTTCTATGCCACAAATGAATGTTTCTCAAAATCAAAAATGGCATGAAGAAAATCTTGCTTTGATTATTGATAATAATTTTAATTTGATAGATAAAGCTATTTTAGAAGAAAACGATTTAATTATATTACCAGAAACTATTTTTCCAGTAGTTTTAAATAAAGAAAATTTTCTTTTAGATAAGCTTTTAAAAAAATCACACAAAATCAACATTATTCTAGGAGCACTTTATTATGAGGAAGGGAACTATTACAATGCAACTTATCACTTTAAAAATGGAAATATAAAAGTAGCAAAAAAAGTTGTCTTGGTTCCTTTTGGAGAAAAAATACCTTTACCTAAATTTTTAGTAGATTTCATTAATGAAAAATTTTATAATGGAGCACAAGATTATGTTACAGCTAAAGAGCCCACTGATTTTATAATAAATAATACTAAATTTAGAAATGCAATTTGTTATGAAGCAACAACAGATAAAATATTTGAAAACTTAAATGATATAAAATATATGATAGTAACTTCTAATAATGCTTGGTTTACACCTTCAATTGAACCTACTTTACAAAAGTTATTATTAAAATATTATGCAAAGAAATATGATATAACTATTTTCCATTCAGTTAATGGAAGTTCAAACTATGTGATTAGACCTTAA
- a CDS encoding Lcl domain-containing protein: MFKIIIFLGISMNLLFASIESEVEQERFIRKNSILVDTFTNLVWEDYKNWQDYKKSKKNTVYDPGEDWYNSKRYCNDLKLHGKNNWRLPSTQEALYLDKYVKNKFSYITFGYPGYWSSEQVDKSTAKVYYLFSKPLKKLEINIRDKEIVRRIRCVSGPSYTSYDEIKKVIDKNREEAINKKLNDYYTKLQKEDSIKEYESFLKKYPKTSINEKIEKRLKELYSNEIKKLKKENTIIVYEDFLKNNPNSFIKDDITKEIYKLVKEEDNIAGYEWYVNKYSKSSNAKQAIEQIHKLAFEEAKDIDTISSYNTFIFSYPLSKEVKQANKKANELEREEYTSLGLLSFIGTNEKLDRKARALLIKAKQIERYPLDNNINHSSSMGYKIVANRMYELLQEEFTESEATLRHLESQEFKDFVKDFRYVMKNIQRTLNQTNNYIKKVVSISKRGFEDAKADRKMAAYYTKQHRDWEKFMHFRDKGYN, encoded by the coding sequence ATGTTTAAAATAATTATATTTTTAGGTATTAGCATGAATCTTCTTTTTGCTTCAATAGAAAGTGAAGTTGAACAAGAAAGATTTATAAGAAAAAATAGTATTTTAGTTGATACTTTTACAAATCTAGTTTGGGAAGATTATAAGAATTGGCAAGATTATAAAAAAAGTAAGAAAAATACTGTATATGACCCTGGTGAAGATTGGTATAATTCAAAAAGGTATTGTAATGATTTAAAATTACATGGAAAAAATAATTGGCGCTTACCTTCTACACAAGAGGCTTTATATCTTGATAAGTATGTAAAAAATAAATTTAGTTATATTACTTTTGGTTACCCAGGTTATTGGAGTTCTGAACAAGTAGATAAAAGTACAGCAAAAGTATATTACTTGTTCTCAAAACCATTAAAAAAGTTAGAAATTAATATTAGAGATAAAGAGATTGTAAGAAGAATACGATGTGTAAGTGGTCCTAGTTATACTTCATATGATGAAATTAAAAAAGTAATTGATAAAAATAGAGAAGAAGCAATAAATAAAAAACTTAATGATTATTATACTAAGCTTCAAAAAGAAGATTCAATAAAAGAGTATGAAAGCTTTTTAAAGAAGTATCCAAAAACAAGTATAAATGAAAAAATAGAAAAGAGACTTAAAGAACTATATTCAAATGAAATAAAAAAACTTAAAAAAGAAAATACGATAATAGTTTATGAAGATTTTTTAAAAAATAATCCTAATTCATTTATAAAAGATGATATTACAAAAGAGATTTATAAGCTTGTAAAAGAAGAAGATAATATTGCAGGATATGAATGGTATGTAAATAAATATTCAAAATCATCAAATGCAAAACAAGCCATAGAACAAATACATAAACTAGCTTTTGAAGAAGCTAAAGATATTGATACAATATCTTCTTATAATACTTTTATATTTAGTTACCCTCTATCAAAAGAAGTTAAACAAGCAAATAAAAAAGCAAATGAATTAGAAAGAGAAGAGTATACAAGTCTAGGACTTTTGAGTTTTATAGGAACTAATGAAAAACTAGATAGAAAAGCAAGAGCTTTATTAATCAAAGCAAAACAGATAGAAAGATATCCCCTTGATAATAATATTAACCATTCTTCTTCAATGGGTTATAAAATAGTCGCAAATAGAATGTATGAACTTTTACAAGAAGAGTTTACAGAAAGTGAAGCTACTTTAAGACACCTTGAATCACAGGAGTTTAAAGATTTTGTAAAAGACTTTAGATATGTTATGAAAAATATACAAAGAACACTTAACCAAACAAATAACTATATTAAAAAAGTAGTTAGTATTTCTAAAAGAGGTTTTGAAGATGCGAAGGCTGATAGAAAAATGGCAGCTTATTATACAAAACAACATAGAGACTGGGAAAAGTTTATGCACTTTAGAGATAAAGGGTATAACTAA